In one window of Juglans regia cultivar Chandler chromosome 3, Walnut 2.0, whole genome shotgun sequence DNA:
- the LOC108982886 gene encoding uncharacterized protein LOC108982886 — MGNCCRRESRSMVWAGDDWGSLTSKIDEEADHQNTNYNVERLRLLGENGDFALSNSPTSTGTTTGAATREVRVKITKKELEELVGRVDVRGLSAKQVLAQLMDAADHIYDEAEHDHRSWRPALQSIPEVN, encoded by the coding sequence ATGGGAAACTGCTGTAGACGTGAATCGAGGTCGATGGTATGGGCTGGTGATGACTGGGGCTCTCTCACGTCGAAGATCGACGAAGAAGCTGATCATCAAAACACTAATTACAACGTGGAAAGGCTGAGGCTTCTTGGTGAAAATGGAGATTTTGCTTTGTCTAATTCTCCGACTTCTACCGGTACTACTACGGGGGCTGCTACACGAGAGGTGAGGGTCAAGATCACAAAGAAGGAGCTGGAGGAGTTGGTGGGGAGAGTGGACGTGCGAGGTTTGTCTGCAAAACAGGTCTTGGCTCAGTTGATGGATGCTGCGGATCATATATACGATGAGGCGGAGCATGATCATCGGTCGTGGAGGCCGGCGCTGCAAAGTATTCCAGAGGTCAATTAA
- the LOC108982884 gene encoding uncharacterized protein LOC108982884 translates to MNFTGVPHSSSATPHRRKPNRPSLALYSLRRKDVPPQTPLSQWKFFDEGKLAFVSSGGGNFWRSRVEVSARKLSAGLWKFWFAEVSSGTGGLVCGPCDVVGSQLESTSLNHEYSSMEGGAKRDPRCSGVSNEVYKFYGHTKHPDDQSDASRCVASALQAELVRARSRIRELEAEERSSKKKVGHLLRKLEEERISWQSREQTRNRTVVDGLKDELVRHRKSYHMMESLNSKLVNEVANAKLSAKQIVQKYEEEKRVRELMVEVCNELVKLIVEHKAQVEELKKESRKIREEVEEERQMLKMAEILREEQIQMKLVDAKLAFEDRYSEMNKLINDVQTFLRSRGSTPDAKPKALRKAKSIQHAVKSMNIQDIKEFSIVPTKPENMYSNHSDLREGEADEGGIASSSKIPTSSPNNIASVNTETECVETTEQRSVNTEIREICWPSAEQSKKNARLSKDESSGRIMVEECNGKLKWGCFK, encoded by the exons ATGAACTTCACTGGCGTGCCCCATTCCTCCTCGGCGACTCCCCATCGTCGGAAACCCAACCGTCCGAGCTTGGCCTTATATTCTCTGCGCCGCAAGGACGTACCTCCACAAACTCCTCTTTCGCAGTGGAAGTTCTTTGATGAAGGCAAGCTTGCCTTCGTTTCTTCCGGAGGAGGGAATTTCTGGCGATCGAGAGTCGAGGTATCGGCGAGAAAGCTCTCCGCTGGGCTCTGGAAATTCTGGTTTGCCGAGGTCTCATCTGGTACTGGCGGTTTGGTATGTGGACCGTGTGATGTGGTCGGGTCTCAG CTTGAATCGACTTCGCTGAATCACGAATATTCTTCAATGGAGGGAGGAGCGAAGCGTGATCCTAGGTGTTCAGGAGTGTCTAATGAGGTCTACAAGTTTTATGGCCATACGAAGCACCCTGATGATCAATCAGATGCTTCTCGCTGTGTTGCTTCTGCTTTGCAGGCAGAACTAGTGCGTGCTCGTTCCAGAATTCGCGAGCTTGAAGCTGAGGAGCGGTCCTCTAAGAAAAAGGTTGGGCACTTGCTGAGGAAGCTGGAGGAGGAAAGGATTTCCTGGCAGAGCAGAGAACAGACGAGAAACCGTACGGTAGTTGATGGTTTAAAGGATGAATTAGTGAGGCACAGGAAAAGTTATCATATGATGGAAAGTCTCAATAGCAAGTTGGTCAATGAGGTAGCCAATGCCAAGTTATCTGCAAAGCAAATCGTGCAAAAGTATGAGGAAGAGAAAAGGGTCAGAGAACTAATGGTGGAAGTATGTAATGAACTAGTGAAGCTGATTGTAGAACATAAGGCTCAAGTAGAGGAATTGAAGAAAGAGTCGAGGAAAATCCGTGAGGAAGTGGAAGAAGAGAGGCAGATGTTGAAGATGGCTGAAATTTTGCGTGAAGAACAAATCCAAATGAAGCTGGTTGATGCAAAACTTGCTTTTGAAGATAGGTATAGTGAGATGAACAAACTGATAAATGATGTCCAGACTTTCCTGCGGTCCAGAGGCTCCACCCCGGATGCAAAGCCAAAGGCATTAAGGAAAGCCAAGTCGATCCAACATGCGGTAAAATCAATGAATATTCAAGACATCAAGGAATTTTCGATTGTGCCCACGAAACCAGAAAACATGTACTCGAATCATAGTGATCTAAGAGAAGGTGAAGCTGATGAGGGGGGAATTGCATCATCCTCCAAAATCCCTACCTCAAGTCCTAACAACATCGCCTCTGTGAATACGGAAACTGAATGTGTCGAAACTACAGAGCAGCGATCTGTGAATACGGAAATCAGAGAGATTTGCTGGCCATCAGCAGAGCAATCAAAGAAGAATGCACGCCTGAGCAAGGATGAATCCTCTGGCCGGATAATGGTAGAAGAGTGTAATGGAAAATTGAAATGGGGCTGTTTCAAGTGA